In one Leptogranulimonas caecicola genomic region, the following are encoded:
- a CDS encoding DUF6273 domain-containing protein gives MGPKPLTARRESPSLRAITARAPVSRKGFLAAALSLLSTTALGGCSWGAPAQKDLASYSWEELARMAQALSAAKDAQSAATIARGYGLVDDEGNLATTPRPVTIDGVEVPFGLVGILHDPKADGSGMAGLTFAALAAADTSSYGDVPAESWVDSVARTHLAENILPGLPDGLPQLIVSVRKAYRSDEGALESCEDSLWLLSDGEIGLNARPDLPATGTLYEGFAQDPSYERTWKGTPEPWWTRDGLLVGYSGTPQLTEPAALVPAFCL, from the coding sequence ATGGGACCAAAACCTCTAACCGCTCGCCGCGAGAGCCCGTCCCTGCGTGCGATTACTGCTCGGGCACCGGTTTCTCGCAAAGGGTTTCTGGCGGCCGCGCTGAGCCTTCTGAGCACTACAGCTCTAGGCGGCTGCTCTTGGGGCGCGCCGGCGCAAAAAGACCTTGCCAGCTACTCCTGGGAGGAGCTGGCTCGCATGGCCCAAGCGCTCTCGGCTGCCAAAGATGCCCAGAGCGCCGCCACCATTGCCCGCGGCTATGGCCTTGTAGATGACGAGGGAAACCTGGCGACCACCCCTCGGCCGGTCACCATCGACGGGGTGGAGGTACCCTTTGGCCTGGTGGGGATCCTTCATGACCCCAAGGCCGATGGCTCTGGCATGGCCGGCCTCACTTTTGCCGCCCTGGCAGCGGCAGACACCTCTTCTTATGGCGATGTACCTGCCGAAAGCTGGGTGGATTCGGTGGCGCGCACCCATCTTGCAGAGAATATCTTGCCTGGGTTGCCGGACGGCCTTCCTCAGCTCATAGTCTCTGTGCGCAAGGCCTACCGCAGCGATGAGGGAGCCTTGGAGAGCTGCGAGGACTCGTTGTGGCTCTTGTCGGATGGAGAGATCGGCCTTAACGCGCGTCCCGATTTGCCCGCCACAGGCACCCTCTATGAGGGCTTTGCCCAAGACCCTTCCTATGAGCGTACCTGGAAGGGCACCCCGGAGCCCTGGTGGACCAGGGATGGGTTGTTGGTAGGCTACTCGGGAACCCCGCAGCTCACCGAGCCGGCCGCGCTGGTTCCCGCCTTTTGCCTCTAA